In Ferribacterium limneticum, a genomic segment contains:
- a CDS encoding CNP1-like family protein, whose amino-acid sequence MSLFRSASLLLAATLVSATAFADFEEDYESKQWQEIEVQLPAAPKQETLLPFYVSAATENRFFIDGATLTVGSDGVVRYVLLVLTPQGARNVTYEGMRCETRERRIYASGRLDGSWSKARKNEWVRIQDAYANRQHAALFLEYFCPVGNIVQDAAEARNALIKGVHPDNKR is encoded by the coding sequence ATGTCATTGTTCCGCAGTGCATCGCTCTTGTTGGCTGCCACGCTGGTATCCGCCACGGCTTTTGCTGATTTCGAAGAGGATTACGAGAGCAAGCAATGGCAGGAAATCGAGGTTCAGCTGCCGGCGGCGCCCAAGCAAGAAACTTTGCTGCCGTTTTACGTCAGCGCAGCCACTGAAAACCGCTTTTTTATCGATGGGGCGACGCTCACCGTCGGTAGCGATGGCGTCGTGCGCTACGTCCTGCTCGTCTTGACGCCGCAGGGCGCCCGCAACGTGACCTACGAAGGGATGCGTTGCGAGACTCGTGAGCGTCGTATCTATGCCTCGGGGCGGCTGGATGGAAGCTGGTCGAAGGCCCGGAAAAACGAATGGGTACGCATTCAGGATGCCTATGCGAATCGTCAGCATGCAGCGCTCTTTCTTGAGTATTTCTGCCCAGTTGGCAACATTGTGCAAGATGCCGCTGAGGCGCGAAACGCCTTGATAAAAGGCGTGCACCCGGATAACAAGCGCTGA
- a CDS encoding lytic transglycosylase domain-containing protein, whose product MRRLIAALCLCGASAAFAGAQVYEPLSASVQAALHKAVSDSRPTVSSFKTPMEAADWLGEMSRRLEKRIPNREYRIDLLRSVHYEATRAGLDPQLVLGLMQVESGFRKYAVSSAGARGYMQVMPFWVKVIGRPDDSLFDLRTSLRYGCTILRHYLDIEKGDYFRALGRYNGSLGKPEYPNMVRAAWQNQWGYDKPSRLAQSGL is encoded by the coding sequence GTGCGCCGCCTGATTGCGGCCCTTTGTTTGTGTGGCGCGTCAGCGGCCTTCGCCGGCGCGCAAGTATATGAACCGCTTTCGGCCAGCGTCCAGGCTGCGCTGCACAAGGCTGTCTCAGACTCCCGCCCGACAGTCAGTTCGTTCAAGACCCCGATGGAGGCGGCCGACTGGCTGGGCGAGATGTCGCGCCGGCTGGAAAAACGCATCCCGAACCGCGAATACCGCATCGATCTGTTGCGCAGCGTGCATTACGAAGCGACCCGCGCCGGGCTGGATCCGCAGCTGGTGCTCGGCCTGATGCAGGTCGAATCCGGCTTCCGCAAATACGCCGTGTCGTCGGCCGGGGCGCGCGGCTACATGCAGGTCATGCCCTTCTGGGTCAAGGTGATCGGCCGCCCGGATGACTCGCTGTTCGACCTGCGGACCAGCCTGCGCTACGGCTGCACCATCCTGCGTCATTACCTGGATATCGAAAAGGGCGACTACTTCCGCGCCCTCGGCCGCTACAACGGCAGCCTGGGAAAACCGGAATATCCGAACATGGTCCGCGCCGCCTGGCAGAACCAGTGGGGTTACGACAAACCTTCCCGACTGGCACAGTCAGGACTTTGA
- a CDS encoding bactofilin family protein: MFGKKVESKSLGRIDSLIGAGTRVEGSICFTGGLRIDGEVKGSILAAEGASSSMLVLSEHARVEGAVNVAHLVTNGTVVGPVAVTQSLEMQSKARIVGDVEYAIIEMQQGAVIEGRLLHSASKPVELKLATSA; this comes from the coding sequence ATGTTCGGAAAAAAAGTAGAAAGCAAATCCTTGGGGCGTATCGATAGTCTGATTGGTGCCGGCACTCGTGTAGAAGGCAGTATTTGTTTTACAGGAGGATTGCGCATTGATGGAGAGGTTAAGGGCAGTATTCTTGCCGCCGAGGGGGCCTCTTCCTCCATGCTTGTGCTGAGTGAGCATGCGCGGGTTGAGGGAGCGGTGAATGTGGCTCATTTGGTAACGAACGGCACGGTTGTCGGTCCGGTTGCTGTGACTCAGTCGCTGGAGATGCAATCAAAGGCACGCATTGTCGGTGATGTTGAATACGCCATAATTGAAATGCAGCAAGGTGCTGTCATCGAAGGTCGCCTGCTCCATTCGGCCAGCAAACCGGTGGAACTAAAGTTGGCGACTTCTGCCTAA
- a CDS encoding RNA pyrophosphohydrolase, with protein MLDREGYRPNVGIILCNAKNEVFWGKRIREHSWQFPQGGIKRGETPEEAMFRELHEEVGLLPEHVRILGRTKGWLRYEVPTHWIKREWRGSYKGQKQIWFLLRLVGRDSDVSLRATNKPEFDAWRWNDYWIPLDAVIEFKRLVYEQALNELVRFIDFDRKGTKHRRLSGEPSDSDVPASHED; from the coding sequence ATGCTCGACCGCGAAGGCTATCGCCCGAACGTCGGCATCATTCTTTGTAACGCCAAGAACGAGGTTTTCTGGGGAAAACGCATACGTGAACATTCCTGGCAGTTTCCGCAAGGTGGCATCAAACGCGGCGAAACGCCGGAAGAAGCCATGTTTCGAGAACTGCACGAAGAGGTCGGGCTCCTGCCCGAACACGTGCGTATCCTTGGGCGAACCAAAGGCTGGTTGCGTTACGAAGTGCCGACACACTGGATCAAGCGCGAATGGCGCGGATCCTACAAGGGCCAGAAACAGATCTGGTTCCTGCTTCGCCTGGTAGGGCGCGACAGCGACGTCAGTCTGCGCGCTACCAACAAGCCGGAATTTGATGCCTGGCGCTGGAACGATTACTGGATTCCGCTCGATGCGGTGATCGAGTTCAAACGCCTGGTTTACGAGCAGGCGCTCAACGAGCTCGTCCGCTTCATCGATTTCGACCGCAAAGGGACGAAGCACCGACGGCTGTCTGGTGAGCCGTCGGATTCCGATGTTCCAGCCTCGCACGAGGATTAA
- the htpG gene encoding molecular chaperone HtpG, whose amino-acid sequence MSESATANANRETLGFQAEVKQLLQLMIHSLYSNKEIFLRELVSNASDACDKLRFEALNNSALYGDDSELKIRVAFDKAARTITISDNGIGLSRDEAVEHLGTIAKSGTKEFFSALTGDQAKDAHLIGQFGVGFYSSFIIADKVTVVSRRAGVEPNQAVCWESGGEGDYTVEMVEKATRGTDVTLHLRAEEDEFLGGWKLKSIIRKYSDHITLPIVMKKEDWKDGEQVATDEDETVNQANALWVRSKSDITDEQYKEFYKHVAHDFEDPLAWTHARVEGKQEYTQLLYIPARAPFDLWDRNARHGIKLYVRRVFIMDDAEQLMPLYMRFVRGVVDSSDLPLNVSREILQQSKDIDGIRSGCTRKVLGMLEDMAENDKDSYTKFWEAFGAVLKEGVGEDHSNKEKIAGLIRFASTHNDTPEQNVSLADYIGRMKEGQEKIYFVTADTFNAAKNSPHLEIFRKKGIEVLLLSDRVDEWVVGHLTEFDGKHLQSVAKGGLDLGKLEDETEKQEAEKAADEYKELLEKVKASLGDKVKDVRVTYRLTDSPSCLVSDEHDPSGNLARLMKAAGQPMPNSKPILEINPQHPAVMRLKYEESRFDDWAALLFEQATLAEGGQLDDPAGFVKRINDLMMALSAK is encoded by the coding sequence ATGTCCGAGTCTGCAACCGCGAATGCAAATCGCGAAACCCTGGGATTCCAGGCTGAAGTAAAGCAACTGCTGCAACTGATGATTCACTCCTTGTACAGCAACAAGGAGATTTTCCTGCGGGAGCTGGTTTCAAATGCCTCCGATGCCTGCGACAAGCTGCGTTTCGAGGCGCTGAACAACAGTGCGCTCTATGGCGACGATTCCGAATTGAAGATTCGCGTTGCCTTCGACAAGGCGGCTCGCACCATCACCATCTCCGATAACGGCATCGGTTTGTCTCGTGACGAAGCGGTCGAACATCTTGGGACCATCGCCAAGTCCGGTACCAAGGAGTTCTTCTCGGCGCTGACCGGTGATCAGGCCAAGGATGCTCACCTGATCGGCCAGTTCGGCGTCGGTTTCTATTCATCGTTCATCATTGCCGACAAGGTCACGGTGGTTTCACGTCGCGCCGGCGTCGAGCCCAACCAGGCTGTTTGCTGGGAATCAGGTGGCGAGGGTGATTACACGGTTGAAATGGTTGAGAAGGCCACTCGTGGCACGGATGTCACGCTGCATCTGCGTGCCGAGGAGGATGAATTCCTTGGTGGCTGGAAGCTGAAGTCGATCATTCGCAAGTACTCCGATCACATCACCTTGCCTATCGTGATGAAGAAGGAGGACTGGAAGGACGGCGAGCAGGTTGCGACCGACGAAGACGAAACGGTCAACCAGGCCAACGCGCTGTGGGTTCGCTCCAAGTCGGATATCACCGACGAGCAGTACAAGGAGTTCTACAAGCACGTCGCCCATGACTTCGAGGATCCGCTGGCGTGGACGCATGCCCGCGTCGAAGGCAAGCAGGAATACACGCAGCTGCTCTACATCCCGGCCCGTGCGCCGTTCGATTTGTGGGACCGCAATGCCCGTCATGGCATCAAGCTCTACGTGCGTCGCGTCTTCATCATGGACGATGCTGAACAGCTGATGCCGCTCTACATGCGCTTCGTGCGCGGGGTGGTCGATTCGTCTGACCTGCCGCTCAATGTTTCGCGTGAAATCCTGCAACAGAGCAAGGATATCGACGGCATCCGCAGCGGTTGTACGCGCAAGGTGCTAGGCATGCTGGAAGACATGGCCGAGAACGACAAGGATAGCTACACCAAGTTCTGGGAAGCTTTCGGCGCTGTGCTCAAGGAAGGTGTTGGCGAAGACCATTCCAACAAGGAAAAGATCGCCGGCCTGATCCGTTTTGCCTCGACGCACAACGACACGCCCGAGCAGAACGTTTCATTGGCCGACTACATCGGCCGCATGAAGGAAGGCCAGGAGAAGATTTACTTCGTTACGGCCGATACCTTCAATGCTGCGAAGAACAGCCCGCACCTCGAAATCTTCCGCAAGAAGGGCATCGAAGTGCTGCTGCTCTCCGACCGAGTCGATGAATGGGTCGTTGGCCACCTGACCGAGTTTGACGGCAAGCATCTGCAATCCGTCGCCAAGGGTGGTCTTGATCTTGGCAAGCTGGAAGATGAAACCGAGAAGCAGGAAGCCGAAAAGGCCGCTGACGAGTACAAGGAACTGCTCGAGAAGGTGAAAGCGTCGCTTGGTGACAAGGTGAAGGATGTTCGCGTTACCTATCGCCTGACCGATTCGCCGTCCTGCCTGGTATCTGACGAGCATGACCCGTCGGGCAACCTGGCCCGCCTGATGAAGGCGGCTGGTCAGCCGATGCCGAACTCGAAGCCTATCCTCGAAATCAATCCGCAGCACCCGGCGGTGATGCGCTTGAAGTACGAGGAAAGCCGTTTCGATGACTGGGCAGCGCTGTTGTTCGAACAGGCGACGCTGGCCGAAGGCGGCCAGTTGGATGATCCGGCCGGTTTCGTCAAACGCATCAACGATCTGATGATGGCGCTATCCGCCAAGTAA
- a CDS encoding proline--tRNA ligase, translating to MRTSQFFFTTLKEAPADAEVISQKMMLRAGYIKRAAAGIYTWMPLGLRVLRKVENIVREEMNNAGALELLMPAVQPAELWQESGRWEQYGPELLRFKDRHQREFVIGPTHEEVITDVVRRDVKSYRQLPIHLYQVQTKFRDEIRPRFGVMRGREFLMKDGYSFHSSFDDLKREYCNMYDTYSRIFTRLGLRFRAVAADTGSIGGTGSHEFHVLADSGEDDIAFCPDSGYAANVELAEAVAPSTARGAATLTMTKVATPGKMACVDVAECLGVPLEKIVKSIAVMSEKEDGSTTFALLLLRGDHELNEIKASKIVAINPFRFATEREVEEYLGCQPGYIGPSTVDRKKVAIFADRSVAAMSDFVCGANEAGFHLTGVNFGRDLPEPEVADIRNVVAGDPSPDGKGTLEILRGIEVGHIFQLRQKYAEALNCAYLDENGKSQIMEMGCYGIGVSRIVGAAIEQGNDDKGIILPPAIAPFEVCLVPMGYHKSEAVKAAADQLYGELKAAGIDVVLDDRNERPGVMFADMELIGIPHRVVIGERGLNEGQLEYKGRRDAEPTMIAQADVLSVLKGKLCAA from the coding sequence ATGCGCACTTCGCAGTTCTTTTTTACAACACTCAAGGAAGCGCCGGCCGACGCTGAAGTTATCAGCCAGAAAATGATGCTGCGCGCCGGCTATATCAAGCGCGCCGCGGCGGGCATTTATACCTGGATGCCGCTCGGTTTGCGTGTGCTGCGCAAGGTTGAGAATATCGTGCGCGAAGAGATGAACAATGCCGGTGCGCTTGAGCTGCTGATGCCGGCCGTGCAGCCGGCCGAACTGTGGCAGGAATCCGGCCGCTGGGAACAATACGGCCCGGAACTGCTGCGTTTCAAGGATCGTCACCAGCGCGAATTTGTCATCGGCCCGACACACGAGGAAGTGATTACTGACGTCGTGCGGCGCGATGTGAAGAGCTATCGTCAGCTGCCGATTCACCTGTATCAGGTGCAGACCAAGTTCCGCGACGAGATTCGTCCCCGTTTTGGCGTCATGCGCGGACGCGAATTCCTGATGAAGGACGGCTACTCGTTCCATTCGTCTTTCGACGATTTGAAGCGCGAATACTGCAACATGTACGACACCTACAGCCGGATTTTCACGCGCCTGGGCCTGCGGTTCCGTGCCGTGGCGGCTGACACCGGCTCGATTGGCGGCACCGGCTCGCATGAATTCCACGTTCTGGCCGATTCCGGCGAGGATGATATCGCTTTCTGCCCGGATTCCGGCTATGCCGCCAACGTCGAACTGGCCGAGGCCGTGGCGCCGTCCACCGCGCGCGGCGCTGCGACGCTGACGATGACCAAGGTCGCCACACCGGGCAAGATGGCTTGCGTCGATGTCGCCGAATGCCTGGGCGTACCGCTGGAAAAAATCGTTAAATCGATTGCCGTCATGAGCGAGAAGGAAGATGGCAGCACGACATTCGCCCTGCTCTTGCTGCGCGGCGACCACGAACTGAATGAAATCAAGGCGAGCAAGATTGTCGCCATCAACCCCTTCCGTTTCGCTACGGAGCGCGAGGTCGAGGAATATCTGGGCTGCCAGCCCGGCTATATCGGCCCTTCCACGGTCGACCGGAAAAAAGTGGCTATTTTTGCCGACCGCAGCGTTGCCGCGATGAGCGATTTCGTTTGCGGAGCCAACGAGGCAGGTTTCCACCTGACCGGCGTCAATTTTGGCCGCGATCTGCCGGAACCGGAAGTGGCCGATATCCGCAACGTCGTCGCTGGCGATCCTTCGCCCGACGGCAAAGGCACGCTGGAAATCCTCCGCGGCATCGAAGTCGGCCACATTTTCCAGCTCCGCCAGAAGTACGCCGAGGCGCTGAACTGCGCTTACCTCGATGAAAACGGCAAGAGCCAGATCATGGAAATGGGTTGCTACGGGATTGGCGTGTCGCGCATCGTCGGCGCCGCCATCGAGCAGGGCAACGACGACAAAGGCATCATCCTGCCGCCGGCCATAGCGCCGTTCGAGGTCTGCCTGGTGCCGATGGGCTATCACAAGAGCGAGGCTGTCAAGGCGGCCGCCGACCAGCTATACGGTGAATTGAAGGCGGCTGGCATCGACGTCGTGCTCGATGACCGCAACGAGCGCCCCGGCGTCATGTTTGCCGACATGGAACTGATCGGCATCCCGCATCGCGTCGTCATTGGCGAGCGCGGTCTGAACGAAGGCCAGCTCGAATACAAGGGCCGCCGCGATGCTGAACCGACGATGATCGCGCAAGCCGATGTACTCAGCGTCCTCAAAGGAAAGTTGTGCGCCGCCTGA
- the dbpA gene encoding ATP-dependent RNA helicase DbpA, with product MSENSTASNAFDTLPLSPAMLANLVQLEYLSMTPIQAASLPLALAGQDLIAQAKTGSGKTAAFGLALLNRLNTSRFAVQAMVLCPTRELADQVTQEIRRLARFEENIKVLSLVGGSTLRNQANSLENGVHIVVGTPGRIMDHMERGYLKLDELNTLVFDEADRMLDMGFHDDIAYVAKRCPAQRQTLLFSATYPEGIAQLAKQFLRQPKEVKLLEQHEETKIRQRFYEVKHEERLDAVVRLLKHYRPVSTLAFCNTKQQCRDLVNVLRHAGIHALTLNGDLEQRERDQVLIQFANRSCSVLVATDVAARGLDIDQLEAVINVDVTPDPEIHIHRIGRTGRGDEEGWALSLCSSGDRRRVATIAEMMKCKLDVLDLKTVEVTDDSPLVPPMSTLLMLGGRKDKIRPGDVMGALAGEAGLTREQVGKITVTDQSTYVAVARGVAKETVRKLSAGKVKGKTVKVRILTN from the coding sequence ATGAGCGAGAATTCCACCGCCAGCAACGCTTTTGACACGCTGCCCTTGTCGCCGGCCATGCTGGCCAATCTGGTGCAGCTTGAATATCTGAGCATGACGCCGATCCAGGCCGCCAGCCTGCCGCTGGCCCTGGCTGGCCAAGATCTGATCGCCCAGGCCAAGACCGGCAGCGGCAAGACCGCCGCCTTCGGCCTTGCCTTGCTCAATCGCCTGAATACCAGCCGTTTTGCCGTGCAGGCCATGGTCCTTTGCCCGACGCGCGAGCTGGCCGATCAGGTGACGCAGGAAATCCGTCGTCTGGCCCGCTTTGAAGAGAACATCAAGGTGCTCTCGCTGGTCGGTGGCTCGACGCTGCGCAATCAGGCGAACAGTCTGGAAAACGGCGTGCATATCGTCGTCGGCACGCCCGGTCGCATCATGGATCACATGGAGCGCGGTTATCTCAAGCTCGACGAGCTGAACACGCTGGTCTTCGACGAAGCCGACCGCATGCTCGACATGGGCTTCCATGACGACATTGCCTACGTCGCCAAGCGTTGCCCCGCGCAGCGCCAGACACTGCTGTTTTCGGCGACTTATCCGGAAGGCATCGCCCAGCTGGCCAAGCAGTTCTTGCGTCAGCCGAAGGAGGTCAAACTCCTTGAGCAGCACGAAGAAACGAAAATTCGCCAGCGTTTTTACGAGGTGAAACACGAAGAGCGTCTCGACGCCGTCGTGCGCCTGCTCAAACATTACCGCCCGGTCAGCACGCTGGCCTTCTGCAACACCAAGCAGCAGTGCCGCGATCTGGTCAATGTCCTGCGCCACGCCGGTATTCACGCGCTCACGCTGAATGGTGATCTGGAACAGCGCGAGCGCGATCAGGTGTTGATCCAGTTCGCCAATCGCAGTTGCTCGGTGCTCGTGGCGACCGATGTCGCAGCCCGTGGCCTCGATATCGATCAGCTGGAAGCGGTCATCAACGTCGATGTGACGCCCGACCCGGAAATCCACATTCACCGCATCGGCCGCACCGGCCGGGGCGATGAGGAGGGCTGGGCGCTGAGCTTGTGCAGTTCCGGCGACCGCCGCCGTGTGGCGACTATCGCCGAGATGATGAAGTGCAAGCTCGACGTGCTCGACTTGAAAACTGTCGAAGTCACTGACGACTCACCGCTCGTGCCGCCGATGTCCACGCTGCTCATGCTCGGCGGGCGCAAGGACAAAATTCGCCCCGGTGACGTCATGGGCGCGCTGGCCGGTGAGGCCGGCCTGACCCGCGAGCAGGTCGGCAAGATCACGGTGACTGATCAGAGCACCTACGTCGCCGTGGCGCGTGGTGTTGCCAAGGAAACGGTGCGCAAGCTGTCGGCAGGCAAGGTCAAAGGCAAGACCGTCAAGGTGCGGATTCTGACCAATTAA
- the coq7 gene encoding 2-polyprenyl-3-methyl-6-methoxy-1,4-benzoquinone monooxygenase: protein MSPDQLIVEFDRALRTVLVPARSVRSTPGEALPEADLDAEQKGHAIGLMRVNHCGEICAQALYQGQALTSRDPAIREALRGAANEETEHLAWTEQRITELGGRKSLLNPFLYLGSLSLGLAAGALGDKWNLGFLAETERQVEAHLDGHLLSLPAEDGRSRAIVDQMRLDEIQHAETAVQYGAAELPSPIKIAMKMAAKVMTGAAYRI, encoded by the coding sequence ATGTCTCCTGATCAACTGATTGTCGAATTTGACCGTGCCTTGCGCACAGTGCTTGTGCCGGCACGCAGCGTTCGTTCAACGCCTGGCGAAGCGTTACCGGAAGCTGATCTGGATGCCGAACAAAAGGGGCATGCTATTGGCCTGATGCGTGTCAACCACTGCGGTGAAATTTGCGCTCAGGCGTTGTATCAAGGGCAAGCACTTACTTCCCGGGATCCAGCAATCCGCGAGGCGCTACGTGGCGCCGCTAACGAAGAAACCGAGCATCTTGCCTGGACAGAACAGCGTATTACCGAATTGGGGGGGCGCAAAAGCCTGCTCAATCCGTTCCTCTATCTTGGTTCGCTGAGTCTGGGGCTTGCCGCGGGCGCTTTGGGCGACAAATGGAATCTGGGTTTCCTGGCTGAAACCGAGCGGCAGGTCGAAGCCCATCTGGACGGGCATTTGCTTAGTTTGCCTGCGGAGGATGGCCGTTCGCGGGCGATAGTCGACCAGATGCGCCTAGATGAGATCCAGCATGCCGAAACGGCCGTTCAATATGGTGCGGCCGAACTTCCCTCTCCGATAAAAATCGCCATGAAAATGGCGGCCAAGGTGATGACCGGGGCCGCCTACCGCATCTGA
- the rpsI gene encoding 30S ribosomal protein S9, which produces MAEGYFYGTGRRKSAVARVFMKRGSGAIVVNGKPVDQFFSRETGRMIVRQPLALVEQLSGFDIKVNVIGGGESGQAGAVRHGITRALIEYDAALKPALSKAGFVTRDAREVERKKVGFHKARRRKQFSKR; this is translated from the coding sequence ATGGCTGAAGGTTATTTTTACGGTACCGGTCGTCGCAAGAGCGCCGTTGCTCGTGTGTTCATGAAGCGCGGCTCTGGCGCCATCGTTGTTAATGGCAAGCCGGTTGATCAGTTCTTCTCTCGCGAAACGGGCCGCATGATTGTGCGTCAGCCGTTGGCGCTGGTTGAACAGTTGAGTGGCTTTGATATCAAAGTCAACGTTATCGGCGGTGGCGAATCCGGCCAGGCAGGCGCAGTTCGCCACGGTATTACCCGTGCGCTGATCGAATACGATGCTGCACTGAAGCCCGCGCTGTCGAAGGCTGGTTTCGTCACTCGCGATGCCCGTGAAGTCGAGCGTAAGAAGGTCGGCTTCCACAAAGCCCGTCGTCGCAAGCAATTCTCCAAGCGTTAA
- the rplM gene encoding 50S ribosomal protein L13: MKTFSAKPHEVKREWFVVDATDKVLGRLATEIARRLRGKHKAIYTPHVDTGDFIVVTNVEKLTVTGNKAEDKKYYRHSGYPGGIYETNFKKMQQRFPGRALETAVKGMLPKGPLGYAMLKKLKCYAGEQHPHTAQQPKALEI, from the coding sequence ATGAAAACGTTTTCCGCCAAGCCACATGAGGTGAAGCGCGAGTGGTTTGTGGTAGACGCCACAGACAAGGTGCTCGGCCGCCTCGCAACCGAAATTGCCCGCCGTCTGCGTGGCAAGCACAAGGCTATTTACACCCCGCACGTTGATACCGGCGATTTCATCGTTGTTACCAATGTCGAAAAGCTTACCGTGACCGGTAACAAGGCCGAAGATAAAAAGTACTACCGTCACTCCGGTTATCCGGGCGGTATCTACGAAACCAACTTCAAGAAGATGCAGCAGCGTTTCCCGGGCCGTGCCCTGGAAACCGCCGTCAAGGGCATGCTGCCGAAGGGTCCGCTGGGCTATGCCATGCTCAAGAAGCTTAAGTGCTACGCTGGCGAACAGCATCCTCACACTGCCCAGCAGCCGAAGGCTCTGGAAATCTAA
- a CDS encoding OsmC family protein: MECTIRWMGNDAGMSFVAETGSGHAVVMDGAPEAGGRNLGLRPMEMVLAGTGGCTAFDVVLILKKGRHAVSGCDVSLKAERAESDPKIFTHIHFHYRVKGKQLKPDVVARAIELSKDKYCSASIMMAKTAEITHDFEIIEED, translated from the coding sequence ATGGAATGCACCATTAGATGGATGGGTAACGATGCTGGAATGTCGTTTGTCGCGGAGACCGGCAGCGGTCACGCCGTGGTCATGGATGGCGCACCAGAGGCAGGAGGAAGAAATCTGGGCCTGCGTCCAATGGAGATGGTTTTGGCCGGCACCGGTGGTTGCACAGCATTTGACGTCGTATTGATTCTGAAGAAAGGGCGCCACGCCGTTAGCGGTTGCGATGTCAGCCTGAAGGCAGAGCGCGCCGAGAGCGATCCAAAGATCTTCACGCACATCCACTTTCACTACCGCGTCAAAGGTAAGCAGCTCAAGCCTGATGTCGTTGCGCGCGCAATCGAGCTGTCAAAAGACAAATATTGCTCGGCATCAATCATGATGGCCAAGACAGCAGAGATCACGCACGACTTCGAAATCATCGAAGAAGACTGA
- a CDS encoding YkgJ family cysteine cluster protein translates to MSQLTELHADIDSRVLSIRENHADWLCGKGCDSCCKRLAEVPQLTAAEWNLLREGLAELAADHLQAISREIAALAGSAERPVICPLLDHATGACPVYVHRPVACRSYGFYMQQGLGLYCHDIEQQVANGELSNVVWGNHDAIDHRLAGLGESRPLTDWFADWEREKHAIDR, encoded by the coding sequence ATGAGCCAACTGACCGAACTCCACGCCGACATCGATTCCCGCGTTCTCAGCATCCGCGAAAACCACGCCGACTGGCTGTGCGGCAAGGGCTGCGACAGTTGTTGCAAACGCCTGGCCGAAGTGCCGCAATTGACCGCCGCCGAGTGGAATTTGCTGCGCGAGGGGCTGGCCGAACTGGCAGCTGATCATCTGCAGGCCATCAGCCGGGAGATCGCTGCTTTGGCTGGATCGGCTGAGCGCCCGGTCATCTGCCCGCTGCTCGACCACGCCACCGGCGCCTGCCCGGTCTATGTGCATCGCCCGGTGGCCTGCCGCAGCTACGGTTTCTACATGCAGCAAGGCCTCGGGCTGTATTGCCACGACATCGAACAGCAGGTTGCCAATGGCGAGTTGTCGAACGTGGTCTGGGGCAACCACGACGCCATCGATCACCGGCTGGCCGGACTCGGCGAAAGTCGGCCGCTGACCGACTGGTTTGCCGATTGGGAACGCGAAAAGCACGCCATCGACCGGTGA
- the erpA gene encoding iron-sulfur cluster insertion protein ErpA gives MNVVAETTSPFVFTDSAAGKVKELIEEEGNPGLKLRVFVTGGGCSGFQYGFTFDEEVNEDDTTMEKNGVTLLIDPMSYQYLVGAEIDYSEGLEGAQFVIRNPNATSTCGCGSSFSA, from the coding sequence ATGAACGTAGTTGCTGAAACGACCTCGCCTTTTGTTTTTACTGATAGTGCTGCCGGCAAGGTAAAGGAACTGATCGAAGAGGAGGGTAATCCCGGCCTTAAATTGCGTGTTTTCGTCACTGGCGGAGGGTGTTCCGGTTTTCAGTACGGATTCACTTTTGACGAGGAGGTCAATGAAGACGATACGACCATGGAAAAAAATGGCGTTACCCTGCTGATCGATCCAATGAGCTATCAATATTTGGTCGGGGCTGAGATTGACTACAGTGAGGGGCTGGAGGGTGCGCAGTTTGTCATTCGTAATCCGAATGCAACCTCTACCTGTGGTTGTGGGTCATCGTTTTCGGCTTGA
- a CDS encoding DUF6776 family protein, translated as MAQRNETGTLGQEVEVLRQQLLAQQEELNILRSGAGVGRNAVSIERATQQQLLGRIQGLEAQNAALKEDILLYERLIPVAGEGAAIRIENFRVAQEVPGRFRYRLLLAFQPDSQNPDFRGRLQLVVNIDISGKRGQLLLPDKRESLAEYQFELKHFLRREGVFELPVGAVLLGVEARVLQGDTLRFKRLAQL; from the coding sequence ATGGCTCAGCGCAATGAGACGGGGACGCTGGGGCAGGAAGTAGAGGTGTTGCGTCAGCAATTACTGGCGCAACAAGAGGAGTTGAATATTCTCCGCTCGGGTGCAGGAGTCGGCCGAAACGCGGTCAGTATTGAACGGGCAACTCAGCAGCAATTGCTGGGAAGAATTCAGGGCTTGGAAGCTCAAAATGCTGCGCTTAAGGAGGATATCCTTTTGTATGAGCGATTGATCCCGGTGGCTGGAGAGGGCGCTGCTATTCGTATTGAGAACTTTCGAGTTGCTCAGGAGGTGCCGGGGCGTTTTCGCTATCGATTGCTCCTTGCATTTCAGCCCGACAGCCAGAATCCCGATTTTCGTGGGCGCCTTCAGTTGGTCGTTAATATTGATATCTCCGGAAAGAGGGGGCAGTTGCTATTGCCAGATAAACGGGAAAGTCTCGCGGAGTATCAGTTTGAGCTAAAACATTTTTTGCGTCGTGAAGGGGTGTTTGAGTTGCCAGTGGGGGCTGTCTTGTTGGGGGTGGAGGCCAGGGTTCTGCAGGGTGATACACTTAGGTTCAAGCGATTGGCTCAACTCTAG